The Prevotella melaninogenica region AACATAAAACGATCCTTATCATCTGGTGCTAAGTTACGATAAGCAGTCCAATAAGGGTTCTGATTAGCAAAACGACTATCGCTAATTGGCCAATACTGTGTTGGGAAATTTCTCACGTTATCGTAACGCTCAAAGGTCTTTATACCTTCGAAAGACTCGCCGCGTGGGAAGAGATAGGCTGCAACGATTGGGTTCCAGTACTCACCCTGTGACACCATGTTATTGTCCTTCTGCTTGATATATGATGCGCCGAGGTCGAGTTGCACCTTATTCTTAAACATACGGGTGGTGTTACGAATTGTGAAGTTGTAACGGTCGTAAGTATTATTTGGTACGATACCACGTGAATTAGTGGTTGCTACAGAGGCAAAAGTCTGATTGAACTCATTACCCATATTCAATGTCAAAGCATTGATGAAGTTCGTTCCTGTACGGAAGAAGTCCTTCTTTGGGTCGTATGAACTTGGTGTTGCAAGCTTCTCACCCCAACTCTCATAAGAGCCAAGCTTGTTGCCATAGGTATTCTGGAACTCTGGCATCAACAAAGGTGAACTGAAGTCGGCAGAACTTGAGAATGAAATGTCTACACGTCCTTCCTTACCTTTCTTTGTTGTAATAAGGATAGCACCATTGGCAGCATTACTACCATAAAGAGCAGCTGCGGAAGGACCAGCCAAAACGCTGATGCTCTCAATATCCTCTGGGTTGAAATCGGCAATACCTTCACTGCTTACACGACCTTCACCCATGATACCGCTATCGCGTCCACCACTGAAATTGAAGATTGGAATACCATCAATAACATACAACACGTTGTTATCACCTTCGATAGACTTGGCACCACGCATGATAACACGTGTAGCACCTCCGACACCACTGGCACTCTTAGAAATGCTAACACCAGCTACTTTTCCGTTTAATGAGTTCACAAAGTTAGCATCTTTGTTACGTGTCAACTCATTTGAGCCTACTGACTGTACATTGTAACTCAAAGCTTTCTCAGCACGTTTAATACCCAAGGCTGTCACAACAACCTCGTTCATAGTGTTTGCTACTTCTTTAAGCGTAACATCGATGGTGGTTTTGTCGCCCACAAGGATTGTCTGGGTAGTATAGCCAACATAAGAGATGACCAACTTTGCCTTTGACGTGGTATTGATGGTAAAGTTACCATCAATATCCGTTACAGCACCTTCCTTGGTTCCTTCCACCATAATAGTGGCACCAATCAGTGGCTCACCAGCAGAGTCAACAACGCGACCAGTTACCTTGTGATTGCCGTTTTGTTGCACAGCCTGAGGCATTGATGCTTCAGGTGAGCCTACGGGATTTCCTACTGCATAAGCACTCGTTGGGGCTAACGCAATAGAAAGGGCAAAAGCGAATGAGAAATACAGATGCTTCTGCTTTGTTTCATGAATCATTCTCATTAGGTTCAGGGTTTAAATATTTATATTTTAGGTTCCTAATTGTTACTTATTAATCACAGCTGCATAAACAACTGCATTACACCACTATCACCTTATTATAGTAAGGTAATGATGAATAAAGAAACATTTTTTATTTACACAGGTTGTTTAACGTATAAACGTAAAGATTATTAATGAATAATAGGTTAGGTCAATTAACTCATAATAACGAGTGCAAAAGTATAAAATAAATTTGTAAACAGCCCTCCTTTTTGTAAAAAAGTGAATAATATATTTGTTATTGCAAAAAATAGAGATATACGCCAACACGTATATCTCTATTTTTTTATATATAAACACGTAAATGCCGTTTACCCGTTCTTTACATCAACTATCTTTGTTGGAGCCTGTTCCTTATTGCGACGATTGACAACAGTGACTACACTCTGCGCAAGACTGAGGAACGACTGACCTGTAATGGTGTCAACCTGTGACGCTGCTGGTGTTCCGTTATCACCATTCTCGCAAATGCTCTGTACGATTGGAATCTGAGCAAGTAGCGGACATCCAAGTTCTTTCGCTAAGTTCTTGCAACCATCTTTTCCAAAAATGTAATATTTATTCTCAGGAAGTTCAGCTGGAGTAAACCATGCCATATTCTCAACCAAACCGAGAATTGGGATATTCACCTTATCATTACGATACATATCAATACCCTTACGTGCATCTGCCAATGCAACATTCTGAGGAGTTGACACGATTACTGCACCCGTAATAGCAAGTGTCTGCATGAGTGTCAGGTGAATATCGCTGGTTCCTGGTGGTGTATCGAGGATAAAGTAATCGAGTTCGCCCCAATCAGCATCAGCAATAAGCTGCTTAAGAGCTGAGGTTGCCATACTTCCACGCCAAAGGGTTGCTGTGTCTGGATTGACAAAGAAACCGATAGAAAGCAACTTCACACCATACTTCTCCACAGGCTCGATAAGCTGTCGTCCATCCTTTTCTACGCCGTATGGACGAGCATCTTCTACACCAAACATCTTTGGCATACTTGGACCGAAGATATCGGTATCAAGCAAACCTACCTTATAACCAAGGCGTGCCAAGGCAATAGCGAGGTTAGCTGAGACGGTACTCTTTCCTACTCCACCCTTTCCTGAACTAACAGCAATGATGTTCTTCACCTGAGGCAATAGCTTACCCACCTCTGGGCGTGGCGCATTCTTGAACTCTGTTGTAATGGTTACTTCAACTTCCTTACCAACAGAATAGTGAATCTGAGCCTCAGCAGCCTTAATAGTAGACTTGAGGAATGGATCGGTCTCACGTGGGAAAATCAGCGTGAAACTTACTTTATTACCATTGATGCTGGGTGTATCTGCCAACATCTCACTTTCAATAATATTCTTTTTCGTTCCTGGATAAATTACTTTCTCCAGTGCATCTGTAATGAGTTTGGGATATAATGTCATTGTTCTGTTTTAAATAAATAACCTTGACATCACTATCAAATTAAGCTTTGATAGAAAAAGTCTGGTTAAGAATTACTTGTTATTTTCTCTGCCAAGAGTCCTATGTTAGGGCTCTAACTCTGTCATCTAATCTTTCTTTCGGTTGAATTTTTAGATAATATTACCTATATATTATCAAAAAGAATGCCACAAAAGGAATGGTCACATTAGTTACTACTTTTCTGCGAGTTCTCCCATTCGTCCCATTCCTTTGCAACAGCTTTCCAGTCGGTCATCTCTCCCGCTTCAATGGCTTGCTGCTCACGTGCAGCCTCATCACGCGCCTTGTCACGCGCACACTTTGCCTTCATATCAGCGATAGTAGCATCATCAAGAATCTGAATAGCTCCTCGTTGGATAGCATCCTGTAACTCCTCTTCACCGAAAGCCTTACCAGGCTCATTGAAGTCAGAGATATTAAATTCATAAATTGTACGGAGGTCATGACGAACCAATTTCTGTTTCGCCCGATTACCCGCATTCTTCAGTCGGAGTAGCTTTGCTATTTCTTTTATCTCGTCTTCTGCGAATTTATTTCTTCCCATGTTTTGATTCTTATTCAGATGCCATTGATGGCTTTCGTGTCTGCGAAGATAGCAACAAAATCCCAATACTGCAAGTTTTTTCTTAAGGAATACATTGCGCAAAGTATGATAAATTGGCTTCATTCGTTAAACTCAAATTTGTCATCAGACCACAAAATGTATAGTTTTTATTACTATGACATTGTTTCTTAACATTTTATTTTCTTATCGCCATCTCCGTCACCCTTTGTACTGTTGACACCTCCATGATATTTCGTTTAGCTCTGTCCCTCTATGTTTCCATGTGCCTTATTAGATAAGAACTTTAGCCCATCATTCTATCTTAGGAAGCAACCTCTTTTTATCCAACCCACCTATATTTGTAAAATTATTTCGAACGCTTAATTATCAACACATGCTCTTTAGGCTTCTTAAAGATGCCTAATTAGCTTCCAATAGGTGCCCTTTAGAAGGCTTACTAACGCCCTTTTGAAGTCCAATTAAGCACCTTTTAAAATGCTTCATTATAACAAACTGACTTACTGACAGTTACAAAACCTCTTGATATACTTATTTTTCTCCTTTATTTTAAGGCCCTTATTCAAAAATATGTAAGTATTTTTCGCAAACCAATACACGCCCAACAACCTACTCTTTTCAAGGTATCAACTCATTAAGTTACGAACAATGTTATAGATTGGCTACCCGATAGTTAACATGGTAGGTTTTCTTTTCTATTGATACCTTGGCACTATCCACAACAATCTCCGCATGAAAAACACTTTTGGACAGCAATAAACAGGGGCGTCAGCGCGCTATTGTTGACAGAATAGGTTACGACACAAGACGGGCATACGACCTATACGAAGCTCGGTAATGGCACGAAGACTACCTATACATATGACAAGCAGCGTGAACGTCTGCAGGTGAAGAGCCTTACAGCAGGCGGTCAGACTGCAATAGAGAACTGATATTAATCCAGAGTAGATTAGCATAATTCTCAAAAAAATAGTAGTAATAAAGTAAACAGATAAGAAATTATGAGGCATGCTGCATCGATTATTGTCCTATATGCTTTGATAAATATTCTATCATTGTTATTCAATATAATTTCTTTCTCTACTGATGGGAAGATAGATATTGGCTTCCCTTTTATTTTTATCCATTTAACGAGTGCAAAGTATGATTCTACTTTTCCATACAATAAATTACTCATAGAGCCTTTTTTATGGGATATTATTTTTTTATTTACGATAGTTTGTTTATATTTGTGCTGCCTAAAATTTATCAAAAGGATTCGTGATTGAGAAAAACCTAAGAATGAAAAATAAATGCTGACCTACGATGCGGTGAGCAACCTCCTGAGTAAACTCACGGCATAGTTGAAAAAGTCTATCGCTAAGAAGGACTACACATCCTGTACTTACGACCATGAACGGCTGAAAGAAGTACCCTATTCCGAGTACCTTTCCTGAGGGTGAGGTGACGAAGACTGTCCGTATGGTGATGGCGAATGTGGCAGATATCAGGACTTATGTCTATGGTATCACATACAACAGTTGGAATCGTGTGCAGACGATGACTTATCCTAATGGTGAAACTTATCACTACTATACTGCTGGACAGGTGGAGAGCCTTACGAGCAATAAACAGGGACGTCAAATCCGTTATTATGCATAGGATAGGTTACAACAAAAGACGGTCATAAGGTCTATACGAAGTTCGGTAATGGCACGGAGACAACCTATACATATGACAAGCAGCGTGAACGTCTGCAGGCGATAAACCTTACAGCGGATGGTCTGACTGTGATGGAAAACAAGTATCGCTATGATGCTGTGGATAATATCCTCGGTATTACGAATGCCGCCAACCCAACGTCGCTAACAAAACTCAACAAGGCGAAGTTAGGAGGAAGGAGTTCGCATACGTATGAGTATGATTATTTGGACCGCCTTGTCCATGCAAACGGTAAGGTGAGCTGTTATACATCCAACACTGCTGGCGAACGCATCATGAAGAAATGCAAATATTAGGAGATAAATATGAGTTGCAGACGTAGAAAAAGTCAGATGTCTTCTTCCCTGCATTTACTGAGCTTAAGCAAACAGTTTATGATTATAGCACATCGGCTGAGAAAGAACATCATGATTTAATACAAAAGTACCCTAATTTACAGGGAACTAAGTTGTATAGAGCAACTAAATCCGAGTTAATTGAACAAAATAGTAATTAAAAAAACATTTGATCATGACTTTAAGGAATACAAAAAGAATTATTAATTATTGTGTGTTGATTATAGGGCTTGGCGTGTGGGGATCATGTAATCCTAAATCTCAACATGTTTTACTCCCTGTAGATAATGTCAAATCTTATAAAATATGTGAGAATAATGACACAACAACAATTTTCGAAGAAAGAGAAGAAGAGTCTCGAGAAGTAATTAAATTTTATAAATAGGGCAGTGAAATTTTTACTTCCTATAGTGGACACAAAGAATTACTGATGTCCACAACAGAGATGCTGGATACTGTATATCCAGGAAACACTTATTATGGAGAGCATCGAATTCTGATAAAAAAAGAAAATTCCAATCTGTTTTCTACATCTATATATCATATTATTATACACCCTGTATTGGTCTTAACGATTTATTATGACCATTCATATAATATAAAAGCTATTCGTAATTGGTTTGCATTTACGACTTATGAATCGGAACACATCAGTATCCCGTTAATATCGGGACCAGTAATCAAATAACCCTGGAAAGAGAGGACAATCGAGTTCTCTCTTGCAAAAGACTGTATTTCAATTAATTCAAAGAGTTATTAGTACTCTTTAACGGGACAGTAGTGGTCGGAACATGAAGAAAAAGAGCTCTTTTGACAATAGACTCAGACTCCGCATCCTAACACGACACCAGGTACCAGCATTGGGTGCGCCACTCTCCATATTATCTACTGGAAAGAAAACATTGATATTCCTGAGAGTGCTACATTTTTTGAATGGGTAGGGAACTTAGAATAGAACATTAAGTATGTTTCAATAATAATAAGAAATGATATGAGAAACAGAATAATTAAATTGTTTGTTGTAGTTATAGCGTTATTATGTTCTTTATCGCAACATGCGTTAGGGCAAAGACGAGATGGTTTTGTTGACTTATATGCAGTGAAGAAGCACATACTACTTCCCAATGAATATGATGTGTTTAAATGTAAACAGATATCTGACTATTTAGTTTCTTTGTATTTATGTGAAACAAAAAATGATTGTTTAATCAATCTTTCAACTGGATATGAGTTCTCATATTACGCAATAGGGAAGGTTGATTTTAAATCCTATTGGCTACTTTTATATGGTCAAACGGATGGATACACGCTTAATATTTATCTTGCATCATATTCAAAAAAAGACAATCGAATAATTGCAAAACTTAGAATCAGTGAAGATGTTACTGGTGAAAAGGTAATGTGGTATAAACTAAATCCCGATAAAACAATTTCAATTTATAGAAATTATGAAATAGATGGAGAAGTTGTTGTGAAAAAAGAAACTTATCGGCTCAATTGTACATTTTCGAGAGCAGACAAAGTCTTGTCAAAAAAACACATAAACCGCTTATAACGATAGATGATATAGAAATAAGGTAATCACGGAATGGGTGGTATGATTATGGTGTATGCCACAATGATGCTGTGCTGGAAAGATGGATGTAAGACAAGGTGTAAATTTGAAACTATCTGGTGTAGAACGGCTAACAGATAAATTTATCGAAAAAAGAGAATATAGGAAGTAAGCAGAACGAAAAATAATATGATGTATTGTGATTATATTTGGGATTTATTATCCCTTGTTGCAGGTGCTATCATTGTATACCGTATAGCAAAGAA contains the following coding sequences:
- a CDS encoding Mrp/NBP35 family ATP-binding protein yields the protein MTLYPKLITDALEKVIYPGTKKNIIESEMLADTPSINGNKVSFTLIFPRETDPFLKSTIKAAEAQIHYSVGKEVEVTITTEFKNAPRPEVGKLLPQVKNIIAVSSGKGGVGKSTVSANLAIALARLGYKVGLLDTDIFGPSMPKMFGVEDARPYGVEKDGRQLIEPVEKYGVKLLSIGFFVNPDTATLWRGSMATSALKQLIADADWGELDYFILDTPPGTSDIHLTLMQTLAITGAVIVSTPQNVALADARKGIDMYRNDKVNIPILGLVENMAWFTPAELPENKYYIFGKDGCKNLAKELGCPLLAQIPIVQSICENGDNGTPAASQVDTITGQSFLSLAQSVVTVVNRRNKEQAPTKIVDVKNG